The following proteins are encoded in a genomic region of Oncorhynchus kisutch isolate 150728-3 linkage group LG4, Okis_V2, whole genome shotgun sequence:
- the LOC109889383 gene encoding tripartite motif-containing protein 16, with protein MAEAMDSVSCSICLEILKDPVTIPCGHSYCIGCIKGYWDQEDQKLVCSCPQCRQTFNPRPFLNRNTVMAEMVKTLTETNTKKKKKKKKTKLQTAPPAHCYAGPGDVECDVCTGTKLKAVKFCLVCLASYCETHLQPHYESPAFKKHKMVKASTQLQEKICSHHDKLLEVYCRTDQQCICHLCMLDQHKGHDIVSAAAEIAEKQRQLGEKSKQRIKEREKEMLEVRQAVKSFKHSTQAAVESSEKIFNELIRSIEGRRTEVKELIRAQEKANVSRAEGLLKQLEQEVAELKRREAELDQLSHTEDQIHFLQSFQSLCVPPGSEALPSITINHHVSFEDVMNSVSELRNRLEDICAGEIIMLSVQMSGLHIVPPPVPRTREEFLKYYCQLTLDPNTPTQRLYLSEENTKVAYSRERQIIRPHNPERFQVWHQVLCKEGLSGACYWEVEWSGMVSIAVSYKGIKRHGGTECWFGNNDKSWCLVCYSGGCSIRHNMAPFVSCLGFKRDFDKDFTKEIQIPVAPSSRVGVYLDHSAGTLSFYSVSDTMTLLHRFQTTFTEPLYPGFYCNCDSSVKIIPLP; from the exons ATGGCAGAAGCCATGGACTCGGTCAGTTGTTCGATCTGTTTGGAGATACTAAAAGATCCAGTGACTATTCCCTGTGGACACAGCTACTGTATTGGCTGTATTAAAGGCTACTGGGATCAGGAAGATCAGAAGCTTGTCTGCAGCTGCCCCCAGTGCAGACAGACCTTCAACCCAAGGCCTTTTCTGAACAGAAACACAGTTATGGCTGAAATGGTGAAGACACTGACAGAAACAAATactaaaaagaagaagaagaagaagaagacaaaacTCCAAACTGCTCCTCCTGCTCACTGTTATGCTGGACCTGGAGATGTTGAGTGTGACGTCTGCACTGGGACAAAATTAAAAGCTGTCAAGTTCTGTCTGGTGTGTCTGGCCTCTTACTGTGAGACACACCTCCAGCCTCACTATGAATCTCCTGCCTTTAAGAAGCACAAGATGGTCAAGGCCTCCACTCAACTCCAGGAGAAGATCTGCTCTCATCATGACAAACTACTGGAGGTTTACTGCCGGACAGATCAGCAATGTATCTGTCATCTGTGTATGTTGGATCAACATAAAGGTCATGATATAGTCTCTGCTGCAGCCGAAATAGCTGAAAAACAA AGGCAGTTGGGGGAGAAATCTAAGCAGAGAatcaaggagagagagaaggagatgctgGAGGTGAGACAGGCTGTGAAGTCATTCAAG CACTCTACACAGGCAGCAGTTGAGAGTAGTGAGAAGATCTTTAATGAACTGATCCGCTCCATTGAGGGAAGGCGCACAGAGGTGAAGGAGCTTATCAGAGCCCAGGAGAAGGCTAATGTGAGTCGGGCTGAAGGACTCCTGAAGCAGCTGGAGCAGGAGGTGGCtgagctgaagaggagagaggctgaGCTGGATCAGCTTTCACACACAGAGGATCAAATCCATTTCCTCCAG AGTTTCcagtctctctgtgtccctcctgGGTCTGAGGCCTTACCCAGCATCACTATCAACCATCACGTCTCCTTTGAGGATGTTATGAACTCTGTCTCTGAGCTGAGAAACCGACTTGAAGATATCTGCGCTGGAGAGATAATTATGTTGTCTGTACAAA TGTCAGGACTTCACATTGTCCCACCTCCTGTGCCCAGGACCAGAGAAGAGTTCTTGAAAT ATTATTGCCAGCTGACTTTGGATCCCAACACACCAACTCAACGTTTGTATCTGTCTGAAGAGAACACAAAGGTGGCATACAGTCGTGAGCGCCAGATCATACGTCCTCACAATCCAGAAAGATTTCAGGTGTGGCACCAGGTGCTGTGTAAAGAGGGTCTGTCTGGGGCCTGctactgggaggtagagtggagtgggatGGTTTCTATAGCGGTCTCATATAAAGGGATCAAGAGGCACGGTGGAACAGAGTGTTGGTTTGGGAACAATGATAAGTCCTGGTGTTTGGTATGTTATTCAGGTGGCTGCTCTATCAGGCACAATATGGCACCATTTGTGTCATGTTTGGGATTTAAAAGGGACTTTGATAAGGACTTTACAAAAGAGATTCAAATCCCTGTCGCGCCCTCCTCCAGAGTAGGAGTGTACCTGGACCACAGTGCAGGAACTCTGTCCTTCTACAGCGTCTCTGACACAATGACCCTCCTTCACAGATTCCAGACCACATTTACTGAACCCCTTTATCCTGGGTTCTATTGTAATtgtgattcatccgtgaagatAATTCCTTTGCCTTAA
- the pdp2 gene encoding pyruvate dehydrogenase [acetyl-transferring]-phosphatase 2, mitochondrial, which translates to MSSHVCGRIFLRAASSTLSPLSPQWPSLTQRACLSSWGCSVSGARCRSGATMRFLSTHQDLDFQLSRVQISSILRANEQAVSIPEFDGRGLSAVRKFESNQLAANTPNEDRRSAATCLQTKGMLFGVFDGHGGWACAQAVSERLLYYVAVAMMSQRELEELEHCMEQSRPVPPILQWYKNHGDYNYRESASLYVEHLRVFWQELLDSEEHGNGMSPPDALYYAFKRLDTDISLEAQVPHSSDLIRSTAIQVAFAGSTACVAHVGTDGIHVANAGDCRAVLGVQEEDGSWSALPLSQDHNAQNQAELERLRAQHPPSERDTVITDNRLLGILMPLRSFGDVRFKWSLELQQSVLESLESGIELDFLNLYQYTPPNYLSPPYLDVAPQLTYHSLRPQDRFLILGSDGLWDEMSSEEAVRLVGEHLSGIHLQAPVSPTERQLNLGQMQELLWKRRALAMPTLDPNAATHLIRHALGTGQYGELCQEKLASMLALPEDLARMYRDDITATVVYLNSDLVRQHR; encoded by the exons ATGTCTAGCCATGTGTGTGGCCGCATCTTTCTGCGAGCTGCAAGCAGCACCCTCAGCCCTCTTTCTCCCCAG tgGCCCAGTCTGACCCAGCGAGCCTGCCTCTCCTCCTGGGGGTGCTCTGTGTCTGGTGCTAGGTGTAGGTCTGGGGCCACCATGCGCTTCCTCTCCACCCATCAGGACCTGGACTTTCAGCTGAGCCGTGTCCAGATCAGCAGCATCCTGCGAGCCAACGAGCAG GCAGTGAGCATCCCTGAGTTTGATGGCCGGGGTCTCAGTGCTGTGAGGAAGTTTGAAAGCAACCAGCTGGCAGCTAACACCCCCAACGAGGACCGCCGCAGCGCAGCCACCTgcctacag ACTAAGGGCATGCTGTTTGGGGTATTTGATGGTCATGGTGGCTGGGCGTGTGCCCAGGCGGTCAGTGAGCGTCTGCTGTACTACGTGGCGGTGGCCATGATGTCCCAGAGAGAACTGGAGGAGCTGGAACACTGCATGGAGCAGAGCAGGCCTGTCCCTCCCATCCTACAGTGGTACAAAAACCACGGAGACTACAACTACAGAGAGTCTGCCTCGCTCTACGTAGAACACCTCCGGGTCTTCTGGCAGGAGCTTCTGGACAGCGAGGAGCACGGCAACGGAATGAG TCCGCCTGATGCTCTGTATTATGCCTTTAAGCGTCTGGACACAGACATCTCTCTGGAGGCCCAGGTCCCACACTCTAGCGACCTGATAAGGAGTACTGCCATACAG GTGGCGTTTGCTGGCTCCACAGCCTGTGTTGCCCACGTGGGCACTGATGGGATCCATGTGGCGAATGCAG GTGACTGCCGTGCAGTGCTGGGGGTGCAGGAGGAGGACGGGTCGTGGAGCGCCTTACCTCTGTCCCAGGACCACAACGCACAAAACCAGGCTGAGCTGGAGAGGCTCCGAGCCCAGCACCCCCCCTCGGAGAGGGACACTGTGATCACTGACAACAGGCTGCTGGGG ATCCTGATGCCTCTGCGTTCGTTTGGAGACGTAAGGTTCAAGTGGAGCCTTGAGCTGCAGCAGAGTGTTCTAGAAAGCCTGGAGTCTGGAATAGAACTGGACTTCCTTAACCTCTACCAGTACACTCCGCCCAACTACCTGAGCCCGCCCTACCTGGACGTGGCGCCGCAGCTGACCTATCACAGCCTCCGACCGCAGGACCGCTTCCTGATCCTGGGCTCTGACGGGCTGTGGGACGAGATGAGCTCTGAGGAGGCGGTTCGGCTGGTGGGCGAACACCTGAGTGGGATTCATCTACAG GCTCCAGTCTCCCCCACTGAGAGACAGTTGAACCTGGGCCAGATGCAAGAGCTGCTGTGGAAACGCCGTGCCCTTGCCATGCCCACCCTGGACCCCAATGCTgccacacacctcatcagacatGCCCTGGGCACCGGGCAGTATGGAGAGCTCTGCCAGGAGAAACTGGCATCTATGTTGGCTCTGCCTGAGGACCTGGCACGCATGTACAGAGACGATATCACAGCTACTGTGGTTTATCTGAACTCTGATCTGGTCAGACAACACAGGTAA